The Scomber japonicus isolate fScoJap1 chromosome 8, fScoJap1.pri, whole genome shotgun sequence genome has a segment encoding these proteins:
- the ids gene encoding iduronate 2-sulfatase, whose amino-acid sequence MYISAQICLLLLSLHTLTLSAAARRQRRNVLFIMADDLRTSLGCYGDSVVKSPNIDQLASKSQVFLNAYAQQAVCAPSRTSMLTSRRPDTTRLYDFKSYWRVHSGNYTTLPQYFKSRGYFTMSVGKVFHPGIASNHTDDYPYSWSLPAYHPASFRFEKEKMCKGEDGKLHANLLCAVNVTEQPGGTLPDMESADEAVRLLKTRVNDKTPFFLAVGFHKPHIPFRIPQEYLSLYPIDQMTLAPDPDVPKLLPPVAYNPFMDVRKRDDVQKLNISFPYGPIPKDFQLRIRQHYYAAVSYMDAQVGRLLGALDKLGLADSTMVVFTSDHGWSLGEHGEWAKYSNFDVATRVPMIFYVPGVTAAHGWLEGATFPFIDVLSKSEPSFKNYRVIKNVVELVDVFPTVSHMAGLRTPEPCPEVSFEEELCTEGDNLAYTFRHRERGEDEEAISFSQYPRPADTPQVNSDLPDLKDIKVMGYSLRSWDYRYTLWLGFNPKTFQVNVSDVHAGELYMLANDPGQDKNVYNDSDHSVLMRKMTSLPHTVSVQMRMKLQLLYLTAGMKSSRRKA is encoded by the exons ATGTACATATCTGCTCAGATATGTCTTCTGCTGCTGAGTCTTCACACACTgactctgtctgctgctgccaGAAGAC AGAGAAGAAATGTGCTTTTCATCATGGCAGATGATTTAAGGACATCGCTGGGCTGCTATGGGGACTCAGTGGTAAAATCACCAAACATCGATCAACTGGCATCCAAAAGCCAAGTTTTTCTCAATGCATATGCACAG caaGCAGTGTGTGCTCCCAGTCGTACATCCATGCTAACCAGCCGCAGACCAGACACAACCAGGCTCTACGACTTCAAGTCCTACTGGAGAGTCCACTCTGGAAATTACACAACTCTCCCACAGTACTTTAAATCTAGAGGGTACTTCACTATGTCTGTGGGCAAGGTGTTTCACCCAG GTATCGCCTCTAACCACACTGATGATTATCCATACAGCTGGTCGCTCCCTGCCTACCATCCTGCTTCATTCAGATTTGAGAAAGAAAAG ATGTGTAAAGGAGAGGACGGTAAACTGCACGCCAACTTACTGTGTGCTGTGAACGTGACCGAGCAGCCTGGGGGAACCCTCCCCGACATGGAGAGCGCAGACGAGGCGGTGAGGTTACTGAAGACTCGCGTCAACGATAAGACTCCTTTCTTCCTGGCTGTGGGCTTTCACAAACCGCACATTCCCTTCAGGATACCACAG GAGTACCTGAGCCTATATCCAATAGATCAAATGACTCTGGCCCCTGATCCTGATGTTCCCAAACTCCTTCCTCCTGTTGCCTACAACCCCTTTATGGATGTGAGGAAGAGAGACGACGTCCAAAAACTCAACATTAGCTTCCCCTACGGACCAATCCCTAAAGACTTCCAA CTGCGTATCCGTCAGCACTACTACGCTGCTGTGTCTTATATGGACGCTCAGGTTGGACGGCTGCTGGGCGCTCTTGATAAGCTGGGACTGGCTGACAGCACCATGGTGGTGTTCACCTCAGATCACG GTTGGTCGTTGGGTGAGCACGGCGAATGggcaaaatattcaaattttgATGTGGCTACACGTGTCCCTATGATCTTCTACGTTCCCGGTGTCACTGCAGCCCATGGTTGGCTGGAAGGGGCTACTTTTCCCTTTATTGATGTCTTAAGCAAATCAGAGCCCAGCTTTAAGA attaCAGAGTTATAAAAAACGTGgtggagctggtggatgtttTTCCCACCGTCTCCCACATGGCTGGCCTGAGAACTCCTGAACCTTGTCCTGAAGTTTCTTTTGAG GAGGAGCTGTGTACAGAGGGAGACAACCTGGCCTACACcttcagacacagagaaagaggagaggacgaGGAGGCCATATCTTTTAGCCAGTACCCTCGACCTGCTGATACACCACAG GTGAACTCAGATCTCCCTGACCTTAAAGACATAAAGGTCATGGGTTACTCACTACGCTCCTGGGACTATAGATACACTCTGTGGCTGGGCTTCAACCCCAAAACATTCCAG GTGAACGTATCTGATGTCCACGCTGGAGAGTTATACATGTTAGCAAACGACCCAGGTCAGGACAAGAATGTCTATAATGACTCTGACCACAGTGTGTTAATGAGGAAAATGACCAGCCTGCCTCAT ACTGTGAGTGTGCAGATGAGAatgaagctgcagctcctctacCTCACAGCAGGGATGAAAAGCAGTAGAAGGAAGGCGTGA
- the dcps gene encoding m7GpppX diphosphatase, which translates to MADTTAKREPDTVETDELTQKVKRAKTDSKNGRGEVGDEFETDVLSGFQSSAVLSDSGREKTIFIRGKLADEDAVVILEKTPIREDTLAELFTGSRLKLEMKNDIYSTYRLQPPPHLNEIKTTVVCPATEKHVKKYQRQESFLVEETGEDYKTITLPYIQKQSFSVQWVLNILEKKAEADRIVFEDPDKDVGFVLLPDFKWDQKQVDDLYLIAITHQRNIKSLRDLTSDHLPLLQNIFQKGKEAILQRYNLPASKLRVYLHYQPSYYHLHVHFTKLGYEAPGCGVERAHLLADVIQNLQADPQYYKTRTLYFPLRADDGLLSKFKEAGRL; encoded by the exons ATGGCAGACACCACAGCTAAGCGTGAACCTGACACTGTTGAAACTGATGAATTAACTCAGAAAGTGAAGAGGGCGAAAACGGACTCTAAGAATGGTCGAGGAGAAGTTGGAGATGAATTTGAAACAGATGTGCTCTCTGGTTTCCAAAGCTCCGCCGTGCTGAGCGACTCTGGCCGGGAGAAAACCATCTTTATCCGGGGAAAG CTTGCAGATGAGGATGCTGTGGTTATCCTGGAGAAGACTCCCATCAGAGAGGACACCCTGGCTGAGCTCTTCACTGGCTCCAGGCTGAAGCTGGAGATGAAGAACGACATCTACAGCACATACCGGCTCCAGCCTCCTCCTCACCTCAATG AGATCAAAACTACAGTGGTGTGTCCGGCCACAGAGAAGCATGTAAAGAAGTACCAGCGTCAGGAGAGTTTCCTGGTGGAGGAGACGGGCGAGGACTATAAGACCATCACTCTGCCCTACATTCAGAAGCAGAGTTTTAGCGTGCAG TGGGTACTCAACATCCTGGAGAAGAAGGCGGAGGCTGATCGGATAGTGTTTGAAGATCCAGACAAGGACGTCGGCTTTGTCCTCCTGCCGGATTTCAAATGGGACCAGAAACAG GTGGATGATTTATACCTGATTGCCATCACACATCAGAGGAACATCAAGAGTCTCAGAGATCTGACGTCAGATCATTTACCACTGCTTCAAAACATCTTCCAGAAGGGAAAG GAGGCCATCCTGCAGCGCTACAACCTGCCAGCCAGTAAGCTGAGAGTCTACCTGCACTACCAGCCCTCCTACTACCACCTCCATGTCCACTTCACCAAGCTGGGCTACGAGGCACCGGGCTGCGGTGTGGAGCGCGCCCACCTCCTCGCAGACGTCATCCAAAACCTCCAGGCCGACCCTCAGTACTACAAAACCAGGACCCTGTACTTCCCCCTGAGGGCGGACGACGGACTGCTCAGCAAGTTTAAGGAGGCGGGGAGGCTGTGA